CGGTTGGTACCAGAATAGATCGTCCGGTGCTCAGGTTTTTGAAATCTTTCTGTCGCACCAATCTTTCTGTCCTCTCACGCGGTGTGAGCGAGCTTGCACGACGGCAACAGGATGCACTGAGAATCTGCGGTTCGATTCGGTGCGCGCGGACGATGGGTCGACAGAAAGATTGGTGCGACAGAAAAATGTGACGGCCACGGCGATTCTTGACGGAATACGATTGCCGGCGTTGTCTCCATTTTTAATCTCTCATCTTTTAACCTCTTGCTGCATTGATCGTGCGTTGCAACGTGGCCGCAACACCTGCCGTCGCTTCGCGACTTTGTGCGCCGGGGTGCGTCCTCTTCCACGGACTCGCGTCCGTGGCTACTGCATATCGTCGCGTTGCGACTGGCAACACTGGTTGGATCAGTTGGCAGCTAGATGGATAGTCCAGTGTTCAGGTCTTTGAATCTTTCTGTCGCACCAATCTTTCTGTCCTCTCACGCGGTGTGAGCGTGTTTGCCCGACGGCAACAGGATGGACTGAGAATCTGCGGGTCGATTCGGAGTGCGCGGACGATGGGTAGACAGAAAAATTGATGCGACAGAAAAATGTGACTGCCACGGCGATTCGTGACAGAACACGATTGCCAGCATTGTCTCCATTTTTAATCTCTCATCTTTTAACCTCTTGCTGCATTGATCGTGCGTTGCAACGTGGCCGCAACACCTGCCGTCGCTTCGCGACTTTGTGCGCCGGGGTGCGTCCTCTTCCACGGACTGACGTCCGTGGCTACAGCCTGTCGTCGCGTTGCGACTGGTAACACTGGTTAAATGGGTGCCACCACGATAGATATTTCGGTGCTCAGGTTTTTGAATCTTTCTGTCGCACCAACCTTTCTGTCTTTACGTGCGGTGTGAGCGAGCTGGCACGATGGAACTGGACGGATTCACCATCTGAGGATCGATTCGGTATGCGCGAGGACGATGGGTCGACAGAAAATTGTGACGGGCACGGCGATTCTTGACGGAATACGATGTCCGGCGTTGGCTCCATTTTCTAATCTCACATCTTTTAACCTTTCGCTGCAGATCGGGTGCGTTGCACTGTAGTCGCAACACCTGCCGTCGCTTCGCGACTTTGTGCGCCGGGGTGCGTCCTCTTCCACGGACTGACGTCCGTGGCTACAGCCTGTCGTCGCGTTGCGACTGCAGAGCGGGATGAATCGATTCCCATGGGTTATCGCACGACAGGCAGTGCCGTTTTCCTTGCCTTTGCAATCTTTCTGTCGCACCAATCTTTCTGTCCTCTCACGCGGTGTGAGCGAGCTTGCACGATGGCAACAGGATGGACTGAGAATCTGCGGTTCGATGCGGTGTGCACGCGGACGATGAGTCGACAGAAAGATTGGTGCGACAGAAAAATGTGACGGGCATCGCGATACTTGACGGAATACGATGTCCGGCGTTGGCACTATTTTTTAATCTATCATCTTCTAACCTTTGGCTGCATTGATCGTGCGTTGCAACGTGGCCGCATCTCCTGCCGTCGCTTCGCGACTCTGTGCGATAGGGTGCGTCCTCTTCCACGGACTCGCGTCCGTGGCTACAGCCTGTCGTCGCGTTGCGACTGGCAACACTGGTTGGATCAGTTGGCAGCTAGATGGATAGTCCAGTGTTCAGGTCTTTGAATCTTTCTGTCGCACCAATCTTTCTGTCCTCTCACGCGGTGTGAGCGAGCTTACCCGACGGCAACAGGATGGACTGAGAATCTGCGGGTCGATTCGGTGTGCGCGGACGATGGGTCGACAGGAATATTGATGCGACAGAAAAATGTGACGGCCACGGCGATTCTTCACGGAATACGATGTCCGGCGTAGTCTCCATTTTTAATCTCTCATCTTTTAACCTCTTCCTGCATTGATGGTGCGTTGCACCGTGGCCGCAACACCTGCCGTCGCTTCGCGACTCTTTGCGGTGGGGTGCGTCCTCTTCCACGGACTGACGTCCGTGGCTACTGCATATCGTCGCGTTGCGACTGGTGACACTGGCTGGATCAGTTGGCAGCTAGATGGATAATCCAGTGTTCAGGTCTTTGAATCTTTCTGTCGCACCAATCTTTCTGTCCTCTCACACGGTGTGAGCGAGCTTGCCCGACGGCAACAGGATGCAATGAGAATCTGCGGGTCGATTTGGAGTGCGCGGACGATGCGTCGACAGGAAGATTGGTGCGACAGAAAAATGCGACTGTCACGGCGATTCGTGACGGAATACGATGTCCGGCATCTTCCCCATTTTTTTAATTTCGCATCATTTAACCTTTCGCTGCATGGATCGTGCGTTGCACCGTGGCCGTAACACCTGCCGTCGCTTCGCGACTCTGTGCGGTGGGGTGCGTCCTCTTCCACGGACTGACGTCCGTGGCTACTGCATATCGTCGCGTTGCGACTGGTAGGTCAGACTGGATTGGTTAGCACCTAGACGTTCCATGAACTCACGCCCCTGGCTATCGCATGCCTTCGCATTGCGACTGGTGCGGCGTCCCACGGACTCGCGCGTGTTGCCATCGCCTTTCGTCGCGTTGCGACTTGCCGGCAATCCCCACTTGCGCGGGCTCGGTCTACATGCTGCCTTCGCATTGCGACTGGCTCAGTGGAACACGCGTGGTGCTAGGCGATGATCTCGTGGATCGGTTCGACGTGTTCGACGCCGACCAATTTTTGCTCTAAGCCGCCATAGAAGTACGACAAGTGGTTGGGGTCGAGTCCCATTTGGTGCAGGATCGTGGCATGCAGGTTTTTGACGTGAAGGGGGTTCTCTGCAGCTTGCGCCCCCAGTTCGTCGGTCGTGCCGTGGCTGATCCCGCCTTTGATCCCGCCGCCTGCCATGAACATCGTAAAGCCGTACGCGTTGTGATCTCGGCCCGACCCTTCTGCATATTCGGCGGTGGGTTGTCGGCCAAACTCGCCTCCCCACACAACGAGCGTTTCATCAAGCATGCCACGCTGTTTCAAATCGGCCAGCAGCGCCGCGACCGGTTTGTCGGTCGCGCCGGCGTGTTTGTTGTGGTTGTCTTCGAGGTTGCCGTGGGCGTCCCAGTTATGGTCGTTGTGAGCCCCGCCGCTGTACAACTGAATGAACCGCACTCCGCGTTCGACCAGCCGTCGTGCGATAATACAGCGTTTGCCAAAGTCCCGCGTCGGCTCTTGATCGGCGCCGTACATCGCAATCGTTTTTGCGTCTTCGCTGCTAAGATCCACCGCCTCGGGTGCCGCAGATTGCATTTTGTACGCTAATTCGTAGCTGGCGATTCGTGACGACAGATCGCTGTTACTTTCACGAGAAACCAAGTGCCGGTTATTTGCTTTTTGGATCGAATCGATCAATTGCCGCTGCACTCCCTCGGGCAGATCGCTTGGAGGGGCGAGATCTAAGATCGGAGCCCCTTCGACGCGAAACACGTTGCCTTGGTATGTGGCGGGCATGTAGCCACTGCTCCAGTTTTTCGCGCCGCTGATCGGTCCGCCACTGGGGTCAAGCATCACGACGAAACCAGGCAGGTTCTCATTGACGCTGCCGAGCCCGTAAGTCAACCATGATCCCATCGCGGGATTGCCTGAGAGAATTCGGCCACTGTTCATCATCAACATCGCGGATCCGTGGATCGGCGAATCGGCGGTCATCGAGTGCAAAAATGCGATGTCATCGACATGGTTTGCGACATTGGGAAACAGCGAACTGACCCACTTTCCGCATTCGCCATGCTGTTTAAATTTCCAACGCGGTTCGACGATGCGGCCGCCGCTTTTGTGCCCTCCGCGACCAAACGTTTTCACGTCGACCGTCTTGCCATCCATACCGATCATGTTCGGTTTGTAATCGAACGTATCGATATGGCTAGGCCCGCCATACATAAACAAAAAGATCACCGACTTCGCCTTTGGTGCGAAGTGCGGTGGTTTTGCCGCCAAAGGATTCACAAACGGGGCATCGGATTCTGATGCGGTCGCTTGATCGAAAAAGCCATCGGCCCCGAGCATCGACGCCATCGCCGCAGCACCGAAGCCGCCGCCGGTTTGCCACAAGAATTCGCGACGAGTGCGGCCGCAGAAGTTGTCTCGTTTGGTCATGTTCGGGATCTCAGTGAATTTCGTGGGAAAGTCAATTAACGCTATCGGGGTGAGGCAATGGTCAACACACGTTTAGTCTAAAAACAGGAACTCGTTCCAATTCATCACCGTCAGACAATACAAGCTGACCGCCCGATCGCGTGTAATTCCATCGGTCGATGTTAATTTCTCGATCAACGCCACCCCATCGGCAATCTCGGCCTCGGTCGCTTCTCGAGCGAACGCGGCGTTCACAGCTCGCCGGACCACTTCGGCGTTGCCGATGTTCGCCGCATCAATCGACTTGGCAAACATGGCGGATTGTTCGTGAATAAAGTCACTGTTCAACAGCGACAACGCTTGCCCAGGCTGCAGCGTGGCAAAGCGAGCTTCACAGGTCAGGTCGGGATCTGGAAAATCGAACGCAGTCAACAGTGGAGTCAACAACGATCGCTTGACATGGATATAGATGCTGCGTCGATTGCGTTGTTCCTCGGGTGAGTCGCCCCAACCTTGGCCTGGTCGAGATTGCCCAGCGAGCACTTCGGCCGACAATTTCTCGTAGAAACTTGGGCCATAAACGCTCCGGTTCAGTGATCCGTTGACCGCCAGAATCGAATCACGAACTTCTTCGGCACTCAGACGACGCGGGTCAAACCGCCAAAACAAATCGTTTGCCGGATCGATCGCCAACCCCTGCTCGTGACTCGCCGACGACATTTGATAGGCCTGGCTATTCATGATCATGCGATGCATGTCTTTGATTTTCCAGCCGTTGTCGACAAACGTTTGAGCCAACCAATCAAGCAACTCTGGATGCGTCGGCGGCGTTCCGAGTTGGCCAAAATTATTGCTGCTGCGAACGATGCCGCGTCCGAAATGGAATTGCCAGATTCGATTGACCATCACGCGAGCGGTCAGCCGGTTGTCTTCGCTGGCGATCCAATCCGCCAATACACGGCGGCGGCCAAGCGAACGGTTGTTAAACGCATCAACGCGTGTGACCTTGCTAGTCGCCGGGACCTCAGCAATGGCCGTCTCAAAGATTTCAGGAAATGACGGCTGCACCTCGTCACCAGGCGAATGGGGATTGCCGCGAAACATCACAAACGTTTTGCCAGGATCCGCCGGGTATTTCGCCAACCCCATCACTGAGTCGCGTGGCGGCAGCTGCTTCAGTTCTCGCTGGTTGTCGCGTAATTGTTTGCGAAGCGATTCGTATTCACGCCACTGTTCGGCGCTGAGGTGGTCTTTCAGTTTTTCCTTAAGGATCTTGTCGCGTTCACGACGAGGCCCTTCGGTCGCGCGTTGATCCGGAGCGGACATTTTGACGATTCCGGCTTGCTCGATTTCGTGCATCGCGGCTTCGATTTTCTTGCGAGCCTCGTCATTTTCGTGATAACGGGCTTTGAGCTCTGCGGAGGTGACATCGATTTGGTTGTTCTCAACCGCGTCGCCACGAGTCGCATAGCGAGTCACATCCTCGAAAAACGACAGCATGCTGTAGTAATCGCTTTGCGGGATCGGATCGATCTTGTGGTCATGACATCGAGCACAATTGATCGTCAGCCCCAGAAAGGCTTGCCCGGTCGTCGTGATCAAGTCATCCATCTCGTCGAAACGAGCTTGCACGGGATCGGCAGGCTCGTCATCCCAAATCCCCAAGCGATAGTAGCCGGTTGCGGTCAGCGATTCGGTGGTAACGGTGTCGAGTTCGTCACCCGCTAGTTGTTCGCGGACGAATTGGTCGTACGGTTTATCGTCATTGAACGACTTGATGACATAATCTCGATACTTCCAAGCATTTGGTTTTGGGTTGTCGCGTTCGAACGAGTTGGATTCGGCGTAGCGGACCAAGTCCAACCAATGGCGTCCCCAACGTTCACCGTAATGAGGTGATTGAAGCAATCGGTCCACCAGTTCCGAGAATGCATCCGGGGAATCATCGTTGACAAACGCATCCACCTCCGACGGCGATGGCGGCAGACCGGTCAAATCGTAGTAGGCTCGCCGCACCAACGTTCGGCGGTCTGCCGAAGCGTTCGGTTTCAAACCGGCTTGATCAAGCGAAGCGTAAAGGAACGCGTCGATCGGGTTTTCATTCCAAAGCGGATAGGCGACTTGCGGCGGATCCGGATTCCCCATTGGCTCGAATGCAAAGTGTGTTCCCCAAGCGGCTCCCTGGGCGATCCATTGTGAGAGCAACTCCGCCTCGGACGCGGTCACGGGATCGCCATCGGGTGGCATGCGTTCAAATTCGTCGTCGGTGGTGATTCGCGCGACCAACATACTGGCGTCCACATCACCGGGGACAATCGCGTATTCGCCAGACTCGGCTTCGGCAAACGCGGATTCTTGTTCCGCAAACGAAATTCCGCCTTCGGCTTTATCCGGACCATGACAGGCGAAGCACCGCTTGGCCAAGATCGGTTGCACCTGTTTGGTGAAATCAACCGCCGCAGGTGGCGGCGTCTTCGCTGTGTCAGCAGCCACCTCGGCTGCATCCAAACGCGCCGTAATGCTTCCCATCGCTCCGCATAAACCAAAACTCGCCAACACGAGGGCCACGTTAGAGCCGAGCGGACGAAGAAAAGCGGAGGCGATTTGTCGAATCATAATTTTTTTCTTGCCGTCGGTGGAAGGAGATGAAGACGGTGCTTTGAATCGAGCAAGGTGGGAGATGCAGCCAAGAAGGCACCCCATCATTGTGACAGGAAACGAGGCTGCCGCCAAGTAGGAATCACGCATCACAATTGAGATATATTGCCGCCAGAGTTTTTCTCGCGTGCTCATTCACAAACCGCGGATTTCGTTGTTTTTATTGGCAGTTGGATCGCGACTCCGCTAATTAGAACGCCGAAGCATGCCGAAGCGAAGGAAGTTTCTTTCGCAAAACTTACGTGAATTGGGTAGACGTTTGCGGATTGGGTGGGAGCGGGCTTGGGAGCCTGGTTGTGATGCGCAGAGGGGATACGCAAAAGGAACGTGGGGTGCGCAGAAGGGTGGCGAGTGAAGTACGCGCGTGGGATGGGTGCGCGGGCGGGACCCGTTGCCTCGTCCACTACGGGGGCGGACGGGGGTGTGCGAGTGAGCGAGAAGGACGACTAGGGAGCCAGTGTCAGCGCGTCCATGCGACTTTTGATCGTCTTGTGGATCGTTTCGAGTTGCTGTTCGAGCTGCTGATTTTGGTTGTAGAGCCGAACTAATTCTTGGCGGGTCTGATCGACTCGCGACGCAATCTCGTCATGGTAGTTTTGGATTGCGATTCGCTCCTTCTCGGTTTGCTCGAAATCTTGCTCGAGCTTTAACTTGTCCGCCTGCGTCGAGGTCAACATGGCCTCGGTCGCGCGGATTGCTTCCTGCAGCACCGTTTTCTGATAATCCGCTTCCTGAATCTGAGACTCCAGTGCGGTCAGCCGCAACCGGATGCGGCGGAGCACGAATCGGTAATCGTTTAGCGGGCGGATGTAATATTGATTGATCAGCTTGACCACTCCGAGATCGATCAATTCGTTGGCCGCCTCTTCTTTGAGAACAAGCTGATCGCCGACGTTGAACGATACCTCGTCCTCTTCGCTGCGTTGCAAACGACTGTCCAAGGCGCGTCCGGTGCCATCGAAAAAGTCGCCATCGGTCGCTGCAGTGGTGCGTTGCCCGTCGACTTGAATCTTGTGTTTTTTGATGAATTCAACGCGAGTCCAACGACTCAGCGGCGGATCGTCAGGCGTCGCTTGGCTGCCATCCCGCAGGTATGAATTTAACGTCTCCTGGCTCACTCCGGACTCAAACAGATTGGCAAGCAATTGGTCGTCAACCCTTCCGAACAGGTGGTTTTCGTCGGGAGAGCTGCCTTCGGCAATG
The nucleotide sequence above comes from Novipirellula caenicola. Encoded proteins:
- a CDS encoding PSD1 and planctomycete cytochrome C domain-containing protein, with product MIRQIASAFLRPLGSNVALVLASFGLCGAMGSITARLDAAEVAADTAKTPPPAAVDFTKQVQPILAKRCFACHGPDKAEGGISFAEQESAFAEAESGEYAIVPGDVDASMLVARITTDDEFERMPPDGDPVTASEAELLSQWIAQGAAWGTHFAFEPMGNPDPPQVAYPLWNENPIDAFLYASLDQAGLKPNASADRRTLVRRAYYDLTGLPPSPSEVDAFVNDDSPDAFSELVDRLLQSPHYGERWGRHWLDLVRYAESNSFERDNPKPNAWKYRDYVIKSFNDDKPYDQFVREQLAGDELDTVTTESLTATGYYRLGIWDDEPADPVQARFDEMDDLITTTGQAFLGLTINCARCHDHKIDPIPQSDYYSMLSFFEDVTRYATRGDAVENNQIDVTSAELKARYHENDEARKKIEAAMHEIEQAGIVKMSAPDQRATEGPRRERDKILKEKLKDHLSAEQWREYESLRKQLRDNQRELKQLPPRDSVMGLAKYPADPGKTFVMFRGNPHSPGDEVQPSFPEIFETAIAEVPATSKVTRVDAFNNRSLGRRRVLADWIASEDNRLTARVMVNRIWQFHFGRGIVRSSNNFGQLGTPPTHPELLDWLAQTFVDNGWKIKDMHRMIMNSQAYQMSSASHEQGLAIDPANDLFWRFDPRRLSAEEVRDSILAVNGSLNRSVYGPSFYEKLSAEVLAGQSRPGQGWGDSPEEQRNRRSIYIHVKRSLLTPLLTAFDFPDPDLTCEARFATLQPGQALSLLNSDFIHEQSAMFAKSIDAANIGNAEVVRRAVNAAFAREATEAEIADGVALIEKLTSTDGITRDRAVSLYCLTVMNWNEFLFLD
- a CDS encoding DUF1501 domain-containing protein, encoding MTKRDNFCGRTRREFLWQTGGGFGAAAMASMLGADGFFDQATASESDAPFVNPLAAKPPHFAPKAKSVIFLFMYGGPSHIDTFDYKPNMIGMDGKTVDVKTFGRGGHKSGGRIVEPRWKFKQHGECGKWVSSLFPNVANHVDDIAFLHSMTADSPIHGSAMLMMNSGRILSGNPAMGSWLTYGLGSVNENLPGFVVMLDPSGGPISGAKNWSSGYMPATYQGNVFRVEGAPILDLAPPSDLPEGVQRQLIDSIQKANNRHLVSRESNSDLSSRIASYELAYKMQSAAPEAVDLSSEDAKTIAMYGADQEPTRDFGKRCIIARRLVERGVRFIQLYSGGAHNDHNWDAHGNLEDNHNKHAGATDKPVAALLADLKQRGMLDETLVVWGGEFGRQPTAEYAEGSGRDHNAYGFTMFMAGGGIKGGISHGTTDELGAQAAENPLHVKNLHATILHQMGLDPNHLSYFYGGLEQKLVGVEHVEPIHEIIA